Proteins encoded by one window of Cyclobacteriaceae bacterium:
- a CDS encoding ribonucleoside-diphosphate reductase subunit alpha — protein MLVIKRDGRRESVKFDKITARIEKLCYGLDTKYISPVEVAMKVINGLYDGVSTVQLDNLAAETAATLTTKHPDYAKLAARLATSNLHKVTSKSFSNTMKRLYTYVDPKTGENAPLISKETWKIVRDHAAELDEAIIYDRDFSYDYFGFKTLERSYLMKIDGKVVERPQHMLMRVAVGIHGEDIPAAIETYNLLSEKWFTHATPTLFNAGTPKPQLSSCFLLTMKDDSIDGIYDTLKQCAKISQSAGGIGLSIHSVRAKGSYIKGTGGTSNGIVPMLRNFDMTARYVDQGGGKRKGSFAIYLEPWHADVFDFLDLKKNHGKEEMRARDLFYAMWIPDLFMQRVENNEMWSLFCPNEAPGLADVWGEEFERLYDKYEKEGKARKQVKAQDLWFEILESQIETGTPYILYKDSANRKSNQKNLGTIKSSNLCTEIIEYTSKDEVAVCNLASLALPKFVTDDGKFDHQKLYEITKVVTRNLNKVIDVNYYPVEEARNSNMRHRPIGLGVQGLADAFIMLRMPFDSEEARRLNEDIFETIYFGAMEASMELAKVQGPYETFKGSPVSKGIFQFDMWGVNPKSGRWNWEQLKQEVKKHGVRNSLLLAPMPTASTSQILGNNECFEPYTSNIYTRRTLSGEFIIANKHLMKDLIDLGLWNETMRQKLIATNGSVQPIPEIPQNIKDIYKTVWEISQKAIIDMSADRGAYICQSQSLNIHLKDPNFGKLTSMHFYAWKKGLKTGMYYLRSTAAADAIKFTLDKTAMQQTVTAEAAVGATVAATKPEPQKELAYTQVADYEKKMSDMACSLDNPDACEACGS, from the coding sequence ATGCTTGTCATAAAAAGAGACGGACGCAGAGAGTCCGTAAAGTTTGACAAAATCACCGCACGCATTGAAAAGCTCTGTTACGGACTGGATACGAAGTATATCAGCCCGGTAGAGGTTGCCATGAAGGTGATTAATGGTTTGTATGATGGCGTAAGCACCGTGCAACTGGATAATCTGGCCGCTGAAACTGCCGCCACGTTAACCACGAAGCACCCCGACTACGCCAAGTTGGCTGCTCGTTTGGCTACGTCCAACCTACATAAGGTTACGAGCAAGTCTTTTTCCAACACCATGAAGCGCTTGTACACGTACGTGGATCCCAAAACGGGTGAAAACGCACCTCTCATCTCCAAGGAAACCTGGAAGATTGTGCGCGACCATGCCGCTGAATTGGATGAAGCCATCATTTACGATCGTGATTTCAGCTACGACTATTTCGGCTTTAAAACACTGGAGCGTTCGTACCTGATGAAGATTGATGGTAAGGTGGTGGAACGCCCACAACACATGTTGATGCGTGTAGCCGTTGGTATTCATGGCGAGGATATTCCCGCAGCGATTGAAACCTACAACCTGCTTTCAGAAAAATGGTTTACGCATGCAACGCCTACATTGTTCAATGCCGGTACACCTAAGCCACAATTATCGTCATGCTTCCTGCTCACCATGAAGGATGACAGCATTGATGGCATTTACGATACACTAAAGCAATGCGCAAAGATTTCTCAATCAGCCGGAGGCATCGGCTTGAGCATCCATAGCGTTCGTGCAAAAGGATCATACATTAAAGGAACAGGCGGAACATCAAACGGTATTGTACCGATGCTCCGCAACTTCGACATGACCGCACGTTATGTAGATCAGGGTGGTGGAAAACGTAAAGGAAGTTTTGCCATCTATCTCGAGCCGTGGCATGCTGATGTGTTCGATTTCCTCGACCTGAAGAAAAATCACGGTAAAGAAGAAATGCGTGCACGCGATCTGTTCTACGCCATGTGGATACCAGACCTGTTCATGCAGCGTGTGGAGAACAACGAAATGTGGTCGCTCTTCTGCCCGAATGAAGCACCCGGCCTGGCCGATGTGTGGGGTGAAGAATTTGAACGCTTGTATGATAAGTACGAAAAAGAAGGCAAGGCCCGCAAGCAAGTAAAAGCACAAGACCTGTGGTTTGAAATTCTGGAATCACAAATCGAAACCGGAACACCATATATTTTATATAAGGATTCTGCCAACAGAAAATCGAACCAGAAAAACCTGGGTACAATCAAGTCGAGCAACTTGTGCACGGAAATTATCGAGTACACTTCTAAAGATGAAGTTGCCGTATGTAACCTCGCTTCATTGGCGTTGCCGAAGTTTGTAACAGACGATGGCAAGTTTGATCACCAGAAATTATACGAGATCACCAAAGTAGTTACCCGCAACCTCAACAAGGTTATTGATGTAAACTACTACCCGGTTGAAGAAGCACGCAACTCCAATATGCGCCACCGCCCTATTGGGTTAGGCGTGCAAGGATTGGCCGATGCCTTTATCATGCTGCGCATGCCGTTCGACTCGGAAGAAGCACGCAGGCTGAATGAAGACATCTTCGAAACCATCTACTTCGGTGCCATGGAAGCATCTATGGAGCTGGCGAAAGTGCAGGGGCCATACGAAACCTTCAAAGGTTCTCCGGTATCGAAAGGCATCTTCCAGTTCGATATGTGGGGCGTGAATCCAAAGAGCGGACGCTGGAACTGGGAACAACTAAAGCAAGAAGTGAAGAAGCACGGTGTGCGCAACTCCTTGTTGCTTGCTCCGATGCCTACGGCTTCTACTTCGCAGATTCTTGGTAACAACGAATGCTTTGAGCCATACACATCAAACATCTACACCCGCAGAACACTTTCCGGTGAATTCATCATTGCCAACAAGCATTTGATGAAAGACCTGATTGATCTCGGTTTGTGGAATGAAACGATGCGCCAGAAGCTTATTGCTACTAATGGTTCGGTACAACCGATTCCGGAGATTCCGCAAAACATCAAAGACATCTACAAAACCGTTTGGGAAATTTCTCAAAAGGCCATTATTGATATGTCGGCCGATCGGGGTGCGTACATCTGCCAGTCGCAGAGTTTGAACATCCACTTGAAGGATCCGAACTTCGGCAAACTTACTTCCATGCACTTCTACGCGTGGAAGAAAGGATTGAAAACCGGCATGTATTACCTGCGCTCAACGGCAGCTGCGGATGCCATTAAGTTTACGCTTGATAAAACGGCCATGCAGCAAACCGTTACAGCCGAGGCTGCCGTTGGCGCCACGGTTGCAGCAACCAAGCCAGAACCACAAAAGGAACTGGCCTACACGCAAGTGGCCGACTACGAAAAGAAAATGTCGGACATGGCCTGCTCGCTGGATAATCCGGATGCGTGCGAGGCGTGTGGTAGCTAA
- a CDS encoding ribonucleotide-diphosphate reductase subunit beta, translating to MSHSLPEEPILKENKDRFVLFPIQQHDIWKFYKQAEASFWTAEEIDLSQDLTDWENLNDGERHFIKHVLAFFAASDGIVNENLAEHFVSEVQYTEAKFFYGFQIAIENIHSETYSLLIDTYVKDPKEKDSLFHAIETIDCVKKKADWALRWISNGSFQERLIAFAAVEGIFFSGSFCSIFWLKKRGLMPGLSFSNELISRDEGLHCDFACHLYTQHVVGKLPEQTVINIIKDAVEIEKEFVTDALPVNLIGMNAELMRQYIEFVADRLLNELIGKKVYGATNPFDFMDMISLRGKTNFFEKRVAEYQKAGVLNSSEKDSSPKFSLNEDF from the coding sequence ATGAGCCATTCTTTACCAGAAGAACCCATTTTGAAGGAAAACAAAGACCGTTTTGTACTCTTCCCCATTCAACAACACGACATCTGGAAATTTTATAAACAGGCTGAAGCCAGCTTTTGGACAGCTGAAGAAATTGACCTGAGCCAGGACCTTACCGACTGGGAAAACCTGAATGACGGTGAGCGCCATTTCATTAAACACGTACTCGCTTTCTTTGCCGCCAGCGATGGTATCGTAAATGAAAACCTGGCCGAGCACTTCGTTTCAGAGGTTCAATACACAGAAGCCAAGTTTTTCTATGGTTTCCAGATTGCCATTGAAAACATTCACTCTGAGACATACTCACTATTAATAGATACGTATGTAAAAGATCCCAAAGAAAAGGACTCTTTATTTCACGCCATCGAAACGATCGACTGCGTGAAGAAAAAAGCAGATTGGGCATTGCGTTGGATATCGAACGGAAGTTTTCAGGAACGTTTGATCGCTTTTGCCGCTGTTGAGGGCATATTCTTCTCGGGCTCTTTCTGTTCTATTTTCTGGTTGAAGAAGCGCGGCCTTATGCCGGGCTTGAGCTTCTCCAACGAATTGATTTCCAGAGATGAAGGACTGCATTGCGATTTTGCTTGCCACCTCTATACACAACATGTAGTCGGTAAACTGCCGGAACAAACGGTGATTAACATTATTAAGGATGCCGTTGAAATTGAAAAAGAATTTGTGACCGATGCGCTGCCGGTAAATCTCATTGGAATGAACGCAGAGCTGATGCGTCAATATATTGAGTTTGTGGCCGACCGCTTGTTGAATGAATTAATTGGCAAGAAGGTTTATGGTGCCACCAATCCATTCGACTTTATGGATATGATTTCACTGCGCGGAAAAACAAATTTCTTTGAAAAACGCGTGGCAGAATACCAGAAAGCCGGAGTGTTGAACAGCTCGGAAAAAGATTCGTCTCCGAAGTTTTCACTCAATGAAGATTTTTAA
- the rplU gene encoding 50S ribosomal protein L21: MYAIVNIAGTQFKVAKDQYIYAPKLEGEAGSSVDFDQVLLLDRDGKVEIGAPTVKGAKVSGKILEHVKGDKVIVFKKKRRKGYTVKNGHRQQFTKVQIESIG; the protein is encoded by the coding sequence ATGTATGCAATTGTAAACATTGCCGGAACACAGTTCAAAGTGGCTAAAGACCAGTATATCTACGCTCCCAAGCTGGAGGGAGAAGCCGGATCAAGTGTAGACTTCGATCAGGTGCTTCTGCTCGACCGTGACGGAAAAGTAGAAATTGGCGCCCCTACTGTTAAAGGCGCGAAGGTATCAGGTAAGATACTGGAGCACGTAAAAGGCGATAAGGTAATTGTCTTTAAAAAGAAACGTAGAAAAGGCTATACCGTGAAAAACGGTCATCGCCAGCAGTTCACGAAGGTTCAGATTGAAAGCATTGGTTAA
- the rpmA gene encoding 50S ribosomal protein L27: MAHKKGEGKVKNGRESESKRLGVKVFGGQKVVAGNIIVRQRGTKHHPGKNVGLGKDHTLFALTNGVVVFKKGRENRSFVSVEPVAEA; encoded by the coding sequence ATGGCACATAAAAAAGGAGAAGGTAAAGTAAAGAACGGCCGCGAATCGGAAAGCAAACGGTTGGGCGTTAAGGTATTTGGTGGCCAGAAAGTGGTTGCCGGTAATATTATCGTGCGCCAGCGCGGCACCAAACACCATCCAGGCAAAAACGTGGGTTTAGGCAAAGATCACACCCTATTTGCCTTAACAAATGGTGTAGTTGTATTTAAAAAAGGTCGTGAAAATCGCTCATTTGTATCGGTTGAGCCGGTGGCAGAGGCGTAG
- a CDS encoding TonB-dependent receptor: protein MRRILPVLFLVGLGVSAIAQERVVTGRVTSQEDGAPIPGVNVVVKGTSVGTATDVNGNYSIRVSSDETILTFSFIGYVNAEVSVGSRSVVDVQLTSDITQLSEVVVTGYGTQIKQDLTGNIAKVSGNAIQNVPVTTFEQALQGRAAGVLVTSQNGKLGQGMNIRIRGSSSISASNEPLYVVDGMIVNADNFSSNESATNALADINFNDIESIEILKDASASALYGSRGANGVVLITTKRGKAGKTNFTANFQYGSSKPTRNRDFLNSEQYVELMRESAYNNDLADGFDPINNPADYPGSWLEFWEGYMDYLGGDTDWRTLETDTDWEKEAYQKANITSFDLTASGGNEKTTFAFSGGYTNQDGILIGNSFKRVSGRLNLDHKATDKLSFQANIAISKSMNNRLSSDNAFSTPLQLVAQAPITPVRDKQGNLFDDAINPSMSYYPATVELENSNFLVSVFRNIVSLGATYKLTDDLRVIGEYGFDLLTQNDDRYQNEFTQTGRAVGGYGQSRWVQAFNYTARAMVAYDKTFDQHSLSIIGGTELQEKSIDVTDAQGQGFPLPELKKLTSAAEPVFITSTLAEEAFLSFFARANYKFKDRYLLSLSGRTDASSKFGPDYKYGFFPAASAGWILSQENFLSNQSTVSFLKFRASYGFTGNAGIPNYRYLAQYSGVAYGGESGLTPSQIPNPELRWEKTAQFDIGFDFGLFNDRLTGEIDYYNKQTTDLLLNTPVPSTSGFTTQFRNVGSLENKGFEIVLNYSVLKNADWSISIGGNYATNQNKILSLNGDETRIGPTGSRFLNAVIVGQPIGAFYGREYAGANPANGDALFFLNRTPTQTEIDNGTAFIVPNSVYGDRYVTRVFNSAESIVLGNPTPTGIYGFNANVSYKGIELSVLFQGVTGNKIFDGAGSFMSANGRYEDNSTADQMRRWRNPGDITDVPQARLYGNNGAQSSSRFLYDGSYMRLKTLTVAYNVPVSIANRLSLSSARIYVTGQNLLTFTDYKGWDPEVNTDFNASNVNLGNDFYAAPQPKNFTVGLKVGF from the coding sequence ATGAGAAGAATTTTACCAGTATTATTTCTCGTTGGGCTTGGCGTTTCCGCAATAGCACAAGAGCGTGTAGTTACCGGAAGGGTAACTTCACAGGAAGATGGTGCCCCGATACCAGGGGTTAACGTTGTTGTGAAAGGCACTTCGGTGGGTACAGCAACCGATGTGAATGGAAATTACAGCATTCGCGTTTCTTCAGATGAAACAATTTTGACATTTTCATTTATTGGTTATGTAAATGCTGAAGTATCAGTGGGATCTAGGTCAGTTGTAGATGTTCAATTGACCTCTGATATCACACAGCTTTCTGAAGTTGTAGTAACGGGTTACGGTACTCAAATTAAGCAAGACCTTACCGGTAATATTGCTAAGGTTAGTGGTAATGCTATTCAGAACGTACCGGTTACAACGTTTGAGCAAGCACTTCAAGGAAGAGCTGCAGGTGTTTTGGTTACCTCACAAAATGGAAAACTGGGTCAGGGAATGAATATACGGATTCGTGGCTCGTCATCTATTTCCGCGAGCAATGAACCGCTTTATGTTGTGGATGGAATGATTGTAAATGCGGATAACTTTTCCAGTAATGAGTCGGCCACTAATGCTTTAGCCGACATCAATTTTAATGATATTGAGTCAATTGAAATTTTGAAAGATGCATCAGCCTCCGCATTGTATGGGTCTCGAGGTGCTAATGGAGTTGTGCTAATCACCACAAAGCGTGGAAAAGCAGGAAAGACAAATTTTACAGCCAATTTTCAATATGGCAGTAGTAAACCTACAAGGAACAGAGATTTCCTGAACTCAGAACAATATGTTGAGTTGATGCGAGAGTCAGCATATAATAATGACTTAGCTGATGGCTTTGATCCGATCAATAATCCTGCCGACTATCCGGGCTCGTGGTTAGAGTTCTGGGAAGGATATATGGATTATTTGGGAGGAGACACGGATTGGCGAACACTTGAGACTGATACAGATTGGGAAAAGGAGGCATATCAAAAAGCGAATATTACTTCATTTGATCTTACCGCTAGCGGAGGAAATGAGAAAACTACTTTTGCTTTCAGTGGAGGTTACACCAATCAGGATGGTATCTTAATTGGGAATAGCTTTAAAAGGGTAAGTGGTCGCTTGAATCTTGACCATAAAGCAACCGATAAGCTAAGTTTTCAAGCCAATATTGCTATATCAAAATCGATGAACAATCGCTTATCTTCTGATAATGCATTTTCTACTCCGCTTCAGCTTGTAGCACAGGCTCCAATTACTCCAGTACGGGATAAGCAAGGAAATTTGTTTGACGATGCGATAAATCCTTCTATGTCATATTATCCGGCAACAGTCGAGTTGGAGAATTCAAACTTTTTAGTGAGTGTGTTTAGAAATATCGTTTCATTAGGAGCTACTTATAAATTAACGGACGATTTGCGAGTAATTGGTGAATATGGTTTTGATTTACTTACTCAAAATGATGATCGTTACCAAAATGAGTTCACACAAACCGGTCGCGCAGTTGGAGGTTATGGTCAATCAAGGTGGGTGCAAGCCTTCAATTATACAGCCAGAGCAATGGTAGCCTATGACAAAACATTCGATCAACACTCTTTGTCGATAATTGGTGGAACAGAACTTCAGGAGAAGTCAATAGATGTAACAGATGCCCAAGGTCAGGGTTTTCCATTACCCGAGTTAAAGAAGCTAACCTCTGCGGCAGAGCCTGTATTTATTACGTCTACACTAGCGGAAGAGGCTTTTCTTTCTTTCTTTGCTCGCGCCAATTATAAGTTCAAAGATAGATATCTGTTAAGCTTAAGTGGCCGTACGGATGCTTCATCAAAATTTGGACCTGATTATAAATATGGTTTCTTTCCGGCAGCTTCTGCAGGGTGGATATTGAGTCAGGAAAATTTCCTAAGTAACCAGAGTACAGTCAGTTTCCTTAAATTCAGAGCAAGCTATGGGTTTACTGGAAATGCAGGAATACCGAATTACAGATATTTGGCTCAATACTCTGGAGTTGCCTATGGTGGAGAATCCGGACTGACCCCCTCGCAAATACCTAATCCTGAATTACGTTGGGAAAAGACAGCGCAATTTGATATTGGTTTTGATTTTGGTCTTTTCAATGATAGACTTACGGGTGAAATAGATTATTATAACAAACAGACAACAGATTTATTGCTAAATACTCCCGTTCCCTCAACTTCAGGCTTTACAACCCAATTTAGAAACGTTGGTAGTTTGGAGAATAAGGGCTTCGAAATTGTTCTAAATTATTCTGTATTAAAAAATGCAGACTGGTCAATTAGTATCGGAGGTAATTATGCAACGAACCAAAACAAGATATTAAGTTTGAATGGGGATGAAACTCGTATTGGTCCAACAGGTTCACGTTTCTTAAATGCTGTAATTGTTGGCCAGCCCATTGGAGCATTTTACGGACGGGAATATGCTGGAGCAAATCCGGCTAACGGTGATGCACTCTTCTTCCTGAACAGAACGCCCACTCAAACTGAAATTGACAATGGAACCGCGTTTATTGTTCCAAACAGTGTTTATGGTGATCGCTACGTTACACGGGTATTCAATTCGGCAGAATCTATTGTACTTGGAAACCCGACTCCAACGGGGATTTATGGATTTAATGCCAATGTCTCTTACAAGGGAATTGAGCTTTCTGTTTTGTTTCAAGGCGTAACAGGTAATAAGATTTTTGATGGAGCCGGTAGCTTTATGTCAGCCAATGGAAGATATGAGGATAATTCAACCGCTGATCAGATGAGGCGTTGGAGAAATCCGGGCGACATTACAGATGTACCTCAAGCTCGACTTTATGGAAACAATGGAGCTCAGTCGTCAAGTCGTTTTTTGTATGATGGTTCATACATGAGATTAAAGACATTAACCGTTGCGTATAATGTTCCTGTTTCCATAGCTAACAGACTGTCTCTTAGTAGTGCCCGTATTTACGTTACAGGCCAGAATTTGTTAACTTTTACAGATTATAAGGGTTGGGATCCTGAAGTGAATACTGACTTTAATGCCAGTAACGTAAATCTTGGAAACGATTTTTATGCTGCACCTCAGCCTAAGAACTTTACTGTTGGATTAAAAGTTGGTTTTTAA
- a CDS encoding RagB/SusD family nutrient uptake outer membrane protein, translating into MKTTNYRLLILITFFFIGVSCEDKLEPVDPNNTGDAVALANDKNVKTTLLGAYNGLSAGAFFGGNTFRNSEILAANGEIVFSGTFNDVADIYRKEMITLNADVAALWTNAYNTINVTNNVLSALDVVNEEDRDQVEGEALFLRGVSYFELIKFFAKPYSAGSVSTNLGVPLMLTEDRNSVALVPRATVQEVYTQIVADLTSAETKLAEGPSPGKATKEAAAAFLSRVYLQMADYANARDAANRVITSGNYSLLPTYANCFNTGTTAEDIFDIPVSTVDGVNNMVTFFAPTASGGRGDIEIQTAHLDLYEVDDDRLDFFFADPGTGETRSGKWTNQFGNVKVIRLAEMYLTRAECNQRLGTSVGATPAEDIDDVIRDRVGLPPIGTITLADILLERKLELAHEGERLHDAKRLQESIVEGALVFPYDSDKLIFPIPQRDINVNPNLIQNSGYN; encoded by the coding sequence ATGAAGACAACAAATTATAGATTACTTATCCTTATCACGTTTTTCTTCATTGGGGTTTCCTGTGAAGACAAACTAGAGCCTGTTGATCCAAACAATACAGGTGATGCAGTAGCTCTGGCAAATGATAAAAATGTTAAGACCACATTGTTGGGTGCATATAACGGACTTTCTGCCGGAGCGTTCTTTGGTGGAAACACATTTAGAAATAGTGAAATTTTGGCGGCAAATGGTGAAATCGTATTTTCCGGAACATTTAATGATGTTGCTGACATTTACCGTAAAGAGATGATTACACTGAATGCTGATGTAGCTGCATTGTGGACAAACGCATATAATACAATTAATGTTACCAATAACGTATTAAGTGCACTTGATGTTGTGAACGAGGAAGATCGCGATCAAGTAGAAGGTGAGGCGTTATTTTTGAGAGGCGTTTCCTATTTCGAGCTTATCAAATTCTTTGCAAAACCTTATTCAGCCGGAAGTGTAAGCACAAATCTTGGTGTACCGTTGATGTTGACAGAGGATAGAAATAGTGTTGCGTTGGTTCCTCGTGCTACCGTACAGGAGGTTTATACGCAAATTGTGGCAGACCTAACGAGCGCTGAAACAAAGCTTGCTGAAGGGCCAAGTCCTGGAAAAGCTACAAAAGAGGCAGCTGCTGCATTTCTGTCCCGGGTGTATTTACAAATGGCAGATTATGCCAATGCCAGAGATGCAGCCAATAGAGTGATTACATCGGGTAATTATTCTTTACTTCCCACCTATGCCAACTGTTTCAATACCGGAACCACTGCTGAGGATATATTTGATATTCCAGTTAGCACGGTTGATGGGGTAAATAATATGGTGACATTTTTTGCCCCCACAGCATCCGGAGGACGAGGTGATATTGAAATTCAAACAGCTCATCTTGACCTTTACGAGGTTGATGATGATCGTTTGGATTTTTTCTTTGCTGATCCAGGTACGGGTGAAACACGTTCTGGAAAGTGGACTAACCAGTTTGGAAATGTAAAAGTAATTCGGTTGGCAGAGATGTATCTGACCCGTGCAGAATGTAATCAACGTCTCGGTACATCTGTGGGGGCAACGCCCGCTGAAGATATTGACGATGTTATCAGAGATCGCGTTGGTCTTCCTCCAATAGGAACAATCACATTAGCTGATATTTTATTGGAAAGAAAGTTGGAGCTTGCTCATGAAGGAGAGCGTCTTCATGACGCGAAACGTCTGCAAGAATCCATTGTTGAGGGAGCTTTGGTTTTTCCTTACGATAGTGACAAGCTGATTTTTCCGATACCGCAGCGCGATATTAATGTGAATCCGAACCTGATTCAAAATTCGGGTTATAATTAA
- the accD gene encoding acetyl-CoA carboxylase, carboxyltransferase subunit beta: MSWFNRTDKGILTPTESKREVPDGLWFKSPGGKIIHTRELKNNAFVVPEEDYHVRVGSKEYFEILFDDGAFTELDPNMESADPLKFKDTKAYPKRIKETQEKTELKDAVRTAHGKMSGLDIVVACMDFSFIGGSMGSVVGEKIARAMDHSLKHKKPFLMISRSGGARMMEAGLSLMQMAKTSAKIALLDQAGIPYISLMTDPTTGGVTASYAMLGDFNIAEPGALIGFAGPRVIRETIGKDLPKGFQSAEFVLDHGFLDFIVDRRNLKSKLTTLLKMLEG, from the coding sequence ATGTCGTGGTTTAACAGAACCGATAAAGGAATTCTCACCCCAACGGAATCGAAACGCGAAGTTCCTGACGGACTTTGGTTCAAATCTCCGGGCGGAAAAATTATTCACACACGTGAACTGAAGAACAATGCCTTTGTGGTACCTGAAGAGGACTATCACGTGCGCGTAGGCTCGAAAGAGTACTTCGAAATTCTTTTTGATGACGGTGCCTTTACCGAACTGGATCCAAATATGGAGTCGGCAGACCCACTAAAGTTTAAAGACACTAAAGCTTATCCGAAGCGGATTAAAGAAACGCAGGAAAAAACCGAACTCAAAGATGCCGTGCGCACAGCCCACGGCAAAATGAGCGGTTTGGATATTGTGGTAGCTTGTATGGATTTCAGCTTTATTGGAGGATCCATGGGTTCAGTAGTAGGGGAAAAAATTGCCCGCGCTATGGATCATTCCCTGAAACACAAGAAACCCTTTTTGATGATTTCGCGCTCAGGTGGTGCACGCATGATGGAAGCTGGCTTATCGTTGATGCAGATGGCTAAAACATCCGCCAAAATTGCGCTGCTTGACCAAGCGGGTATTCCGTATATCTCATTAATGACCGATCCTACCACTGGCGGTGTAACCGCATCGTACGCCATGTTAGGCGATTTTAACATTGCAGAACCTGGTGCGCTAATCGGCTTTGCAGGCCCTCGCGTTATCCGCGAAACCATCGGCAAAGACCTGCCTAAAGGCTTTCAAAGTGCCGAGTTTGTATTAGACCACGGGTTCCTGGATTTTATTGTTGATCGGAGGAATTTGAAGAGTAAGTTGACTACGCTGCTGAAGATGTTGGAGGGATAA